A genomic segment from Glycine max cultivar Williams 82 chromosome 1, Glycine_max_v4.0, whole genome shotgun sequence encodes:
- the LOC100792072 gene encoding protein PIN-LIKES 7, with protein sequence MGFLELLEVASLPVIQVLLISALGALMATQYFDNLLSPDIRKALNKIVFLIFTPSLVFSSFAKSVSLDDMISWWFMPVNVGLTFLIGGIIGWILVKLLKPNLKVEGLIIAACSSGNMGNLPIVIIPAICDEKGGPFGARDICRNNALSYASFSMALGGIFIWTYTYQTVKSRSLKFKALEAAEIVKVPNKDFDANAETHLLKDNDSEDTTIEVPTSTYIGDTENQIIVDQDQSNVSKKTESSWHRMVEVMSHLLAELVSPPAIATFFGFLFGAVAWLRNLIIGDNAPLRVIQDSLQLLGNGTIPCITLLLGGNLTQGLKSSSVKPLTLTSIIIARLFLLPVIGLFIVRAAANLGLLPVDPLFQYVLVMQYAMPPAMNISTVAQLFEVGNEECSVILLWTYTAAAIALTAWSTFLLWLLS encoded by the exons ATGGGTTTTCTGGAACTATTGGAGGTGGCTTCTTTGCCAGTTATTCAAGTCCTACTTATCAGTGCATTAGGAGCTTTGATGGCAACTCAGTATTTCGATAATCTTCTTTCACCAGACATTCGGAAAGCCTTGAACAAG ATTGTCTTCCTTATATTCACTCCTTCACTTGTATTTTCCAGTTTCGCCAAGAGTGTTTCACTTGATGATATGATATCATG GTGGTTTATGCCTGTTAATGTTGGACTTACCTTCTTAATTGGAGGGATTATAGGATGGATACTTGTAAAATTACTGAAGCCTAATTTGAAAGTGGAAGGTCTTATTATTGCTGCATGTTCATCAG GAAATATGGGTAACCTTCCTATTGTAATCATCCCTGCTATCTGTGATGAGAAAGGAGGCCCATTTGGTGCACGTGATATTTGCCGCAATAATGCACTCTCTTATGCATCTTTCTCTATGGCC CTTGGTGGCATCTTCATTTGGACCTACACATACCAGACGGTAAAAAGCAGATCTTTGAAATTTAAGGCACTCGAGGCTGCTGAGATTGTAaaggttcccaacaaagatTTTGATGCTAATGCTGAAACTCACCTTCTCAAGGATAATGACAGTGAAGACACAACAATAGAAGTGCCGACATCGACTTATATTGGTGACACTGAAAACCAAATT ATTGTAGACCAAGATCAGTCCAATGTATCGAAAAAGACAGAATCATCTTGGCATAGAATGGTAGAAGTTATGAGCCATCTTCTGGCAGAATTAGTGTCACCACCGGCAATTGCAaca TTTTTTGGTTTCCTCTTTGGTGCGGTTGCATGGCTAAGGAACCTAATAATAGGAGACAATGCTCCACTGCGAGTCATCCAAGACTCTCTTCAGTTGCTTGG GAATGGGACCATTCCTTGCATCACCCTTTTGCTTGGTGGTAACCTCACTCAAG GCTTGAAATCATCAAGTGTCAAACCGTTGACCCTCACTAGCATCATCATAGCTCGACTTTTCTTACTACCTGTTATTGGATTGTTTATTGTAAGAGCAGCAGCAAATTTGGGCTTACTCCCTGTTGATCCTTTATTCCAATATGTGCTGGTTATGCAGTATGCCATGCCACCAGCTATGAATATTA GTACCGTGGCTCAGCTGTTTGAAGTAGGAAATGAAGAGTGTTCAGTTATTCTCTTGTGGACATATACTGCTGCAGCCATAGCACTCACTGCCTGGTCAACATTCCTCTTGTGGCTATTATCTTAA
- the LOC100785363 gene encoding serine/threonine-protein kinase/endoribonuclease IRE1a isoform X1, producing MKCRVSIFLLSLILLFFFFFFFFFSLSASQSQQLSLPSLPAPSLKPATALVAALDGTMYLVDSVSGRVFWSFSTGSPIYHHSYRAPINDPEDNNVTGLIECGDDWELIVHDARFGKTRLSESIANYVALTPTETKEGASIFGSKKDTMFEVDAKTGALVRTHYDLDNASNVVLSGDDRLQRVTTTKNNELVDPAQLDSPEFLLKITRSDYVLKSLGKAGIVLWTMNVAEFKARLICQHNENPSGRDSFDAEDGYVVDRGLDFAMPYACWDMKLNEVYRQRKNFLLHPADPGRLSGIYQENIMLPFHTSELMLPSQPDMDGFILGQGGNMMLPLPISNSLPSLQQKLDFCESNDNVAMLPWPLMEISTQEEVDPKKVIEWSTTLPLILFTIFLGFFVFYHYLVVTNKDQNRELNSRSLPPKKKKARKSVKNNITIDNRQDKPMSSAEEDKLARKETNTDTYTQMQVDGRRIGKLFVSNKEIAKGSNGTIVFEGTYEGRVVAVKRLVKAHHDVAHKEIQNLIASDRHPNIVRWYGVECDHDFVYLALERCTCNLDDLIHMYSDISENPTICEDQYSNFFKNARIDTRNDMRYLWKANGFPSPLLLKLMRDVVSGLVHLHELGIIHRDLKPQNVLILKEKSLCAKLSDMGISKRLLEDMSSLGHTVTGCGSSGWQAPEQLVQGRQTRAVDLFSLGCVLFFCMTGGRHPFGERLERDFNIVKNQKDLFLVEFIPEADDLISCLLNPNPDLRLTAIEVLHHPLFWSSEMRLSFLRDVSDRVELEDREIDSDLLKALESIAPLALGAKWDEKLDPDFITNIGRYRRYKYDSVRHLLRVMRNKLNHYRELPQEIQELIGPVPEGFNDYFASRFPRLLIEVYKVIYKSCKDDECFQRYFRYIN from the exons ATGAAGTGTCGTGTTTCAATCTTTCTGTTATCCCTaatccttctcttcttcttcttcttcttcttcttcttcagcttaTCCGCCTCACAATCCCAACAACTCTCTCTTCCCTCTCTACCAGCACCCTCGCTTAAACCGGCCACGGCACTTGTTGCTGCCCTCGATGGCACTATGTATTTGGTGGACAGTGTTTCTGGGAGGGTTTTTTGGTCTTTTTCAACTGGATCTCCCATCTACCACCACTCCTATCGTGCTCCCATCAATGACCCTGAGGACAACAACGTTACCGGTCTCATCGAATGCGGAGATGACTGGGAATTGATCGTCCACGATGCTCGCTTTGGTAAAACG AGACTCTCCGAATCAATTGCAAATTATGTTGCTTTAACCCCTACCGAAACAAAGGAGGGAGCATCGATATTTGGATCCAAAAAAGACACTATGTTTGAAGTGGATGCTAAAACTGGAGCGCTTGTTCGAACGCACTATGATCTTGATAATGCTTCTAATGTGGTGTTGAGTGGTGATGATCGGCTGCAGCGTGTTACAACTACAAAGAATAATGAGCTTGTTGATCCTGCACAGCTGGACTCACCTGAGTTTTTGCTCAAGATAACTAGGTCTGATTATGTTTTGAAATCTCTTGGTAAAGCAGGAATAGTTTTGTGGACTATGAACGTGGCAGAATTTAAGGCTAGATTAATTTGCCAACATAATGAAAATCCTTCTGGAAGGGATTCGTTTGATGCAGAGGATGGGTATGTTGTAGACCGTGGCTTAGATTTTGCTATGCCGTATGCATGTTGGGACATGAAACTGAATGAAGTCTACCGCCAACGCAAGAATTTTCTGTTACATCCTGCTGACCCTGGAAGATTGTCTGGTATTTATCAAGAGAATATTATGCTCCCATTCCATACTTCAGAGCTGATGCTTCCATCACAACCTGATATGGATGGATTTATCCTTGGTCAGGGCGGTAATATGATGCTACCTTTGCCCATATCAAATTCTTTGCCCTCTTTGCAACAAAAACTCGATTTCTGTGAGAGCAATGATAATGTAGCCATGCTCCCTTGGCCTCTTATGGAGATCAGTACACAAGAGGAAGTTGATCCAAAAAAGGTGATTGAATGGTCAACAACACTACCCCTTATATTATTTACCATCTTTCTtggcttttttgttttctaccaCTATTTGGTGGTTACAAATAAAGACCAAAACAGGGAGTTAAATTCAAGAAGTTTACCTCCTAAGAAGAAGAAAGCACGCAAGTCAGTAAAGAACAATATCACCATTGACAACAGACAGGATAAACCTATGTCATCAGCTGAGGAGGATAAACTAGCACGTAAGGAGACAAACACTGATACATATACACAAATGCAAGTTGATGGACGCAGAATTGGTAAACTGTTTGTGTCAAACAAAGAAATTGCTAAGGGAAGCAATGGTACCATTGTTTTTGAGGGGACATATGAAGGCCGAGTTGTTGCTGTCAAACGTCTTGTCAAAGCCCATCATGATGTAGCCCATAAAgaaatccaaaatctcattGCATCTGATAGACATCCAAACATTGTTCGATGGTATGGGGTGGAATGTgatcatgattttgtttatcttgCTCTAGAACGTTGTACATGCAACTTGGATGATTTAATTCATATGTACTCTGATATATCAGAGAACCCGACAATTTGCGAGGATcaatattctaatttttttaaaaatgctcGAATCGATACGAGGAATGATATGCGATATCTTTGGAAAGCAAATGGATTTCCATCACCTCTGTTACTGAAACTGATGAG GGATGTAGTTTCTGGACTTGTTCATTTGCATGAACTAGGAATAATACATCGAGATTTGAAACCCCAAAATGTTttgatattaaaagaaaaatcattatgtGCAAAGCTTTCTGATATGGGAATTAGTAAACGCCTTCTTGAGGATATGTCTTCTTTGGGTCACACTGTTACTG GCTGTGGAAGTTCAGGGTGGCAAGCACCGGAGCAACTTGTTCAAGGACGTCAAACACGAGCTGTGGATTTATTTAGTTTAGGTTGCGTTCTCTTTTTCTGCATGACTGGAGGAAGACATCCATTTGGAGAACGTCTTGAGCGGGATTTCAATATTGTGAAAAATCAAAAGGATCTTTTCTTAGTGGAGTTTATTCCTGAAGCCGACGATCTTATTTCTTGTTTGTTAAACCCTAACCCTGATCTCAG ACTAACAGCGATTGAAGTATTGCATCATCCTCTTTTTTGGAGCTCTGAGATGAGACTTTCATTTCTTCGTGATGTAAGTGACAGAGTGGAACTTGAAGACAGAGAAATTGATTCTGATCTTTTGAAGGCTCTAGAAAGCATTGCTCCACTGGCTTTAGGTGCAAAATGggatgagaagctagatcctgaTTTCATAACTAACATTGGTCGTTACCGGAGATATAAATATGACAGTGTTCGACACTTGCTGAGGGTCATGAGAAATAAGCTAAATCACTACAGGGAATTGCCTCAAGAAATTCAG GAACTGATAGGACCTGTTCCGGAAGGATTCAATGACTACTTTGCAAGTCGATTTCCAAGACTCTTAATTGAAGTGTACAAAGTTATATACAAAAGTTGCAAGGACGATGAATGTTTTCAGAGATATTTTAGATACATTAACTAG
- the LOC100785363 gene encoding serine/threonine-protein kinase/endoribonuclease IRE1a isoform X2, translating to MLALRLSESIANYVALTPTETKEGASIFGSKKDTMFEVDAKTGALVRTHYDLDNASNVVLSGDDRLQRVTTTKNNELVDPAQLDSPEFLLKITRSDYVLKSLGKAGIVLWTMNVAEFKARLICQHNENPSGRDSFDAEDGYVVDRGLDFAMPYACWDMKLNEVYRQRKNFLLHPADPGRLSGIYQENIMLPFHTSELMLPSQPDMDGFILGQGGNMMLPLPISNSLPSLQQKLDFCESNDNVAMLPWPLMEISTQEEVDPKKVIEWSTTLPLILFTIFLGFFVFYHYLVVTNKDQNRELNSRSLPPKKKKARKSVKNNITIDNRQDKPMSSAEEDKLARKETNTDTYTQMQVDGRRIGKLFVSNKEIAKGSNGTIVFEGTYEGRVVAVKRLVKAHHDVAHKEIQNLIASDRHPNIVRWYGVECDHDFVYLALERCTCNLDDLIHMYSDISENPTICEDQYSNFFKNARIDTRNDMRYLWKANGFPSPLLLKLMRDVVSGLVHLHELGIIHRDLKPQNVLILKEKSLCAKLSDMGISKRLLEDMSSLGHTVTGCGSSGWQAPEQLVQGRQTRAVDLFSLGCVLFFCMTGGRHPFGERLERDFNIVKNQKDLFLVEFIPEADDLISCLLNPNPDLRLTAIEVLHHPLFWSSEMRLSFLRDVSDRVELEDREIDSDLLKALESIAPLALGAKWDEKLDPDFITNIGRYRRYKYDSVRHLLRVMRNKLNHYRELPQEIQELIGPVPEGFNDYFASRFPRLLIEVYKVIYKSCKDDECFQRYFRYIN from the exons ATGCTCGCTTTG AGACTCTCCGAATCAATTGCAAATTATGTTGCTTTAACCCCTACCGAAACAAAGGAGGGAGCATCGATATTTGGATCCAAAAAAGACACTATGTTTGAAGTGGATGCTAAAACTGGAGCGCTTGTTCGAACGCACTATGATCTTGATAATGCTTCTAATGTGGTGTTGAGTGGTGATGATCGGCTGCAGCGTGTTACAACTACAAAGAATAATGAGCTTGTTGATCCTGCACAGCTGGACTCACCTGAGTTTTTGCTCAAGATAACTAGGTCTGATTATGTTTTGAAATCTCTTGGTAAAGCAGGAATAGTTTTGTGGACTATGAACGTGGCAGAATTTAAGGCTAGATTAATTTGCCAACATAATGAAAATCCTTCTGGAAGGGATTCGTTTGATGCAGAGGATGGGTATGTTGTAGACCGTGGCTTAGATTTTGCTATGCCGTATGCATGTTGGGACATGAAACTGAATGAAGTCTACCGCCAACGCAAGAATTTTCTGTTACATCCTGCTGACCCTGGAAGATTGTCTGGTATTTATCAAGAGAATATTATGCTCCCATTCCATACTTCAGAGCTGATGCTTCCATCACAACCTGATATGGATGGATTTATCCTTGGTCAGGGCGGTAATATGATGCTACCTTTGCCCATATCAAATTCTTTGCCCTCTTTGCAACAAAAACTCGATTTCTGTGAGAGCAATGATAATGTAGCCATGCTCCCTTGGCCTCTTATGGAGATCAGTACACAAGAGGAAGTTGATCCAAAAAAGGTGATTGAATGGTCAACAACACTACCCCTTATATTATTTACCATCTTTCTtggcttttttgttttctaccaCTATTTGGTGGTTACAAATAAAGACCAAAACAGGGAGTTAAATTCAAGAAGTTTACCTCCTAAGAAGAAGAAAGCACGCAAGTCAGTAAAGAACAATATCACCATTGACAACAGACAGGATAAACCTATGTCATCAGCTGAGGAGGATAAACTAGCACGTAAGGAGACAAACACTGATACATATACACAAATGCAAGTTGATGGACGCAGAATTGGTAAACTGTTTGTGTCAAACAAAGAAATTGCTAAGGGAAGCAATGGTACCATTGTTTTTGAGGGGACATATGAAGGCCGAGTTGTTGCTGTCAAACGTCTTGTCAAAGCCCATCATGATGTAGCCCATAAAgaaatccaaaatctcattGCATCTGATAGACATCCAAACATTGTTCGATGGTATGGGGTGGAATGTgatcatgattttgtttatcttgCTCTAGAACGTTGTACATGCAACTTGGATGATTTAATTCATATGTACTCTGATATATCAGAGAACCCGACAATTTGCGAGGATcaatattctaatttttttaaaaatgctcGAATCGATACGAGGAATGATATGCGATATCTTTGGAAAGCAAATGGATTTCCATCACCTCTGTTACTGAAACTGATGAG GGATGTAGTTTCTGGACTTGTTCATTTGCATGAACTAGGAATAATACATCGAGATTTGAAACCCCAAAATGTTttgatattaaaagaaaaatcattatgtGCAAAGCTTTCTGATATGGGAATTAGTAAACGCCTTCTTGAGGATATGTCTTCTTTGGGTCACACTGTTACTG GCTGTGGAAGTTCAGGGTGGCAAGCACCGGAGCAACTTGTTCAAGGACGTCAAACACGAGCTGTGGATTTATTTAGTTTAGGTTGCGTTCTCTTTTTCTGCATGACTGGAGGAAGACATCCATTTGGAGAACGTCTTGAGCGGGATTTCAATATTGTGAAAAATCAAAAGGATCTTTTCTTAGTGGAGTTTATTCCTGAAGCCGACGATCTTATTTCTTGTTTGTTAAACCCTAACCCTGATCTCAG ACTAACAGCGATTGAAGTATTGCATCATCCTCTTTTTTGGAGCTCTGAGATGAGACTTTCATTTCTTCGTGATGTAAGTGACAGAGTGGAACTTGAAGACAGAGAAATTGATTCTGATCTTTTGAAGGCTCTAGAAAGCATTGCTCCACTGGCTTTAGGTGCAAAATGggatgagaagctagatcctgaTTTCATAACTAACATTGGTCGTTACCGGAGATATAAATATGACAGTGTTCGACACTTGCTGAGGGTCATGAGAAATAAGCTAAATCACTACAGGGAATTGCCTCAAGAAATTCAG GAACTGATAGGACCTGTTCCGGAAGGATTCAATGACTACTTTGCAAGTCGATTTCCAAGACTCTTAATTGAAGTGTACAAAGTTATATACAAAAGTTGCAAGGACGATGAATGTTTTCAGAGATATTTTAGATACATTAACTAG
- the LOC100793320 gene encoding glutamate receptor 3.6, with the protein MIKAWLLVLMVLSNGFFSNGDGMHNSTIPDFVNIGALFSFNTSVGRSIKIAIEAAVEDVNSDPTILGKTKLNLSLQEDSKYRGFLSISEVLQVMARRTVAIIGPHSSVTAHVITHIANELQVPLLSFSALDPTLSSLQFPFFIRTCHSDLYQMTAIADLVNYHDWKDVIAVYLDDDNGRNGIGALGDKLAERRCRISYKAPLSPDASMEEITNVLVQVALAESRVIVVHANTQFGPKLFSVAKNLGMMGTGYVWIATAFLSALLDINSPLSPDSLDDIQGVLTPRMYIPDSQLKRRFASRWKNLTSGNTANAHLGLSFLPLYAYDTVFVLARALDAFFKQGNQITFSTDSKLSSLHGDNLNLEALKIFNEGNLLRSNIYEVNMTGVSGPFKYTSDRNLVNPAYEIINVVGTGTRRIGYWSNYSGLSVVPPETLYSEPANLSRENQKLFPPIWPGNTGERPRGWVFPNNGRLLKIGVPKGVSYKEFVSQIKGTDMFEGFCIDVFLAAVNLLSYAVPYKFVAYGDGKSNPSMTELVRLITTGEFDGAVGDIAITTERTRMVDFTQPYIESGLVVVAPVRKSESNALAFLAPFTPNMWCVTAIFFILVGAVVWILEHRVNDEFRGPPKKQVVTVLWFSFSTMFFSHRENTVSTLGRFVLIIWLFVVLIINSSYTASLTSILTVQQLYSPIKGIESLVIGKEPIGYTQGSFARNYLVQELNIDESRLVPLTTPEEAAKALRKGPENGGVAAYIDERAYTDIFLSSRCDLTVIGQEFTRNGWGFAFPRDSPLAVDLSTAILQMIDSGDLQRIHDKWLLSSACLSQGAKFEVERLQLKSFWGLYMICGLACLLALFIYLIQIWRQYHKHYVSEELHSTDGQNIGSKSSHLKTFLSFVDEKEETFKSRSKRRKMERISYRNSEGSLSISSNQGYASRRSECASEV; encoded by the exons TCTCTTTCAATACTAGTGTTGGTAGAAGTATAAAAATTGCTATAGAAGCTGCGGTTGAAGATGTAAATTCTGACCCTACTATTCTTGGTAAAACCAAGCTGAACCTCTCACTGCAAGAAGATTCGAAGTATAGAGGTTTCCTGAGCATTTCTGAGG TTTTGCAGGTCATGGCAAGACGCACTGTGGCAATAATAGGCCCCCATAGTTCTGTAACAGCTCATGTCATAACTCATATTGCAAATGAGCTCCAAGTTCCTCTGCTGTCATTTTCAGCTTTGGACCCTACCCTTTCTTCACTTCAATTCCCATTCTTCATTAGAACTTGTCACAGTGATCTTTATCAAATGACTGCAATAGCAGACCTTGTTAACTACCATGATTGGAAAGATGTTATTGCTGTCTACCTTGATGATGATAATGGGAGAAATGGAATTGGCGCATTAGGCGATAAGCTTGCTGAGAGGCGTTGCAGGATATCATATAAAGCACCTTTGAGCCCTGATGCATCTATGGAAGAGATTACTAATGTGCTTGTTCAGGTAGCTCTGGCAGAATCACGGGTAATAGTTGTTCATGCAAATACTCAATTTGGCCCCAAGTTGTTTAGTGTTGCAAAGAATCTTGGGATGATGGGAACTGGGTATGTCTGGATAGCCACTGCTTTCCTCTCTGCTCTCCTTGATATCAACAGTCCCCTCTCTCCAGATTCATTGGATGACATTCAAGGAGTTCTTACACCGCGTATGTACATACCGGATTCACAGCTCAAAAGGAGGTTTGCTTCTAGGTGGAAAAACTTGACTAGTGGAAATACTGCTAATGCCCACCTTGGATTGAGCTTTTTACCTCTCTATGCTTACGACACTGTGTTTGTGCTTGCTCGTGCACTTGATGCATTTTTCAAGCAAGGTAACCAAATTACATTCTCAACTGATTCAAAGCTATCTAGCTTACATGGAGacaacttgaatcttgaagccTTGAAAATCTTCAATGAAGGAAATTTGTTACGCAGTAACATCTATGAGGTTAACATGACTGGTGTATCAGGTCCATTCAAGTATACATCTGATAGAAACCTTGTTAATCCTGCATATGAAATCATTAATGTCGTTGGAACTGGAACTCGGAGGATTGGTTATTGGTCTAATTATTCTGGACTATCAGTTGTTCCTCCAGAAACTCTTTATTCCGAACCCGCCAATCTTTCCAGGGAAAATCAAAAGTTGTTCCCTCCAATTTGGCCTGGAAACACTGGTGAGAGACCTCGTGGTTGGGTTTTTCCAAACAATGGAAGACTCTTAAAGATTGGTGTACCAAAAGGTGTTAGTTACAAAGAATTTGTCTCACAAATAAAAGGTACTGATATGTTTGAGGGATTCTGCATTGATGTATTTCTTGCTGCAGTGAACCTGTTGTCTTATGCTGTCCCCTATAAGTTTGTCGCATACGGGGATGGTAAGAGCAATCCTAGTATGACTGAGCTTGTCCGTCTGATCACAACGGGT GAATTTGATGGTGCAGTAGGTGACATTGCAATTACTACAGAAAGAACAAGGATGGTGGATTTTACTCAGCCATATATTGAGTCTGGTCTGGTGGTAGTAGCACCAGTTAGGAAGTCAGAATCCAATGCTTTGGCCTTTTTGGCCCCTTTTACCCCAAACATGTGGTGTGTCACAGCTATCTTTTTCATATTAGTGGGAGCTGTTGTTTGGATTTTGGAGCATAGGGTGAATGATGAATTTAGGGGACCACCCAAAAAACAAGTAGTTACTGTTTTATG GTTTAGTTTTTCAACAATGTTCTTTTCCCACA GGGAAAATACAGTGAGCACACTTGGCCGCTTTGTGTTGATTATATGGTTATTTGtagttcttataattaactCGAGTTACACGGCAAGTCTAACCTCAATCCTCACAGTGCAACAACTTTATTCGCCCATTAAAGGCATTGAAAGTTTAGTAATTGGCAAAGAGCCTATTGGGTACACACAGGGTTCTTTTGCTAGAAATTATTTAGTTCAGGAATTGAATATTGATGAGTCCAGGCTTGTTCCTCTAACAACACCAGAAGAAGCTGCTAAAGCACTGAGAAAGGGTCCAGAAAATGGGGGTGTAGCTGCTTACATTGATGAGCGTGCCTACACTGACATCTTCCTCTCCAGCCGTTGTGATTTAACTGTTATAGGTCAAGAGTTCACCAGAAATGGTTGGGGATTT GCCTTTCCACGGGACTCGCCATTAGCAGTTGACCTGTCAACTGCCATATTGCAAATGATAGATAGTGGAGATTTGCAAAGGATCCATGACAAATGGCTTTTGAGTAGCGCTTGCTTATCACAAGGTGCAAAGTTTGAAGTGGAAAGACTCCAACTTAAAAGCTTTTGGGGCCTCTATATGATCTGTGGGCTTGCCTGCTTGCTTGCACTCTTCATATATCTTATACAGATTTGGAGGCAATACCATAAGCACTACGTCTCAGAGGAACTTCATTCTACTGACGGCCAAAACATAGGATCAAAATCTTCACATCTCAAGACTTTCCTTTCATTTGTAGATGAAAAAGAAGAGACCTTTAAGAGCCGGTCCAAGAGAAGGAAAATGGAGAGGATCTCATACAGAAACAGTGAAGGAAGCTTATCCATCAGCTCCAACCAGGGATATGCTTCACGCAGAAGCGAATGTGCTAGCGAAGTATGA